In Phycisphaerae bacterium, the genomic stretch AGATCGAGGGGCAGATGAACGACCCCGAGACGGCCAAGTCGGCCATGCGCCTGGTCGAGCTGGCCAAGGAGCGGGGACGGCTGGAGCACCTGGTGACTCCCTTCCGCCAATACCAGAAGGTGGACCGGCAGATCAACGAGGCCAGGGTCATCGCCGCCGACGGCGGCCAGGACGCTGAGCTGCGTGAGATGGCCCGCGAGGAGATCGACCAGCTCTCGCCGCAGCGCGATCAGATCATGGACCAGATCAAATCGGCCCTGGTGACCTCGGAAGACATGGCGTACGACAGCGTGATCATGGAGATCCGGGCGGGCACCGGCGGGGCCGAGGCGGCGCTGTTCGCGGGCAACCTGCTGGAAATGTATCTCCGCTACGCTGAGAAGCTGAACTTCAAGACCGAGGTCCTCGACGCCTCGGAGTCCGAGATGGGCGGTTTTCGCGAGGTAATCCTCAACATCAAGGGAGCCGCCGTATACTCCGTGTTCGGCTACGAGGGCGGCGGGCATCGCGTTCAGCGGGTGCCCGAGACCGAGGCCCAGGGGCGGATCCACACCTCCGCCGCCACCGTCGCCGTCCTGCCCGAACCGGAAGAGGTCGATATCGACATCAAGCCGGACGAGGTGGTCGAGAGCGTTTCGCGAGCCGGCGGGCCCGGCGGTCAGAACGTCAACAAGGTCGCCTCAGCCATCCGCCTCGAACATATTGCGACCGGCATCGTGGTTTCGATGCGGGACGAGCGCTCGCAGCACAAGAACCGCGCCAAGGCCTGGCGAATTCTGAAGCTTCGCGTCTTCGAGAAATACCAGGCCGAGAAGAAGGCCGAGCGCGACAAGCAGCGGAGCCTCATGGTCGGCTCGGGCGACCGCTCGCAGCGGATCCGCACCTACAACTACCCGCAGAACCGCGTCACCGACCACCGCATCGGCCTGGACCTCTACAGTTTGGACCGGATCATGATGGGCGACCTCGGTGAACTGGTGGAAGCACTGCAGACCTACGACCGCGAGCAGCGGCTGAAGAATCTGGAGATTTGAGCGAACACGCCAGGAGTATCTGGCATTCCAGAGGGGGCGGGTCCTTTCTCGCTTTGCATCGGAGAGACGAAGGCTGCGAAGCTTGCGTCTCTTCGTTCTTGACATCAGCATGCAAGCCGGTAGCCTATGACCTTGGCGTGGCATTTGCGGCACGAGGATCATTTCGTGCACGCTGATTCCAAGGTGGGTCACGTCTTAGGAGATAAAGGTCCT encodes the following:
- the prfA gene encoding peptide chain release factor 1, giving the protein MTTLTVEERLLNKLGEIAQRFDQIEGQMNDPETAKSAMRLVELAKERGRLEHLVTPFRQYQKVDRQINEARVIAADGGQDAELREMAREEIDQLSPQRDQIMDQIKSALVTSEDMAYDSVIMEIRAGTGGAEAALFAGNLLEMYLRYAEKLNFKTEVLDASESEMGGFREVILNIKGAAVYSVFGYEGGGHRVQRVPETEAQGRIHTSAATVAVLPEPEEVDIDIKPDEVVESVSRAGGPGGQNVNKVASAIRLEHIATGIVVSMRDERSQHKNRAKAWRILKLRVFEKYQAEKKAERDKQRSLMVGSGDRSQRIRTYNYPQNRVTDHRIGLDLYSLDRIMMGDLGELVEALQTYDREQRLKNLEI